In the Sphingomonas sp. LM7 genome, one interval contains:
- a CDS encoding PadR family transcriptional regulator — MRFGFHHGPRGGRDCGGGRHGRPGGWGRGFGGGRGGWGMHDGREGGRGGGRGRRMFDGGELRLVLLKLIEEQPRHGYDLIREIEERSGGAYAPSPGVIYPTLTMLEDMALVEARAEGARKAFAITEAGSAELAGKAEEVAALFQRLAELGEQHARTSGGPIRRAMGNLRAVLQERLAGSEVDPETLHEVAAILDEAARKIERL; from the coding sequence ATGCGATTTGGATTTCACCACGGCCCGCGCGGCGGGCGTGATTGTGGCGGCGGACGCCATGGCCGTCCCGGTGGCTGGGGGCGCGGCTTTGGCGGCGGTCGCGGCGGTTGGGGCATGCACGACGGTCGAGAAGGCGGTCGGGGCGGCGGACGCGGACGGCGGATGTTCGACGGGGGCGAGCTTCGGCTCGTCCTGCTCAAGCTGATCGAGGAGCAGCCGCGCCACGGCTACGACCTGATCCGCGAGATCGAAGAGCGCTCGGGCGGAGCCTATGCGCCTAGCCCCGGGGTAATCTACCCGACGCTGACGATGCTCGAAGACATGGCGCTGGTCGAGGCCAGGGCCGAAGGCGCGCGCAAGGCGTTCGCCATCACCGAGGCCGGCTCGGCCGAACTGGCCGGGAAGGCGGAAGAAGTCGCGGCGCTGTTCCAGCGGCTCGCCGAGCTCGGCGAGCAGCATGCCCGCACCAGCGGCGGCCCGATTCGCCGTGCGATGGGCAATTTGCGCGCCGTGCTGCAGGAGCGACTTGCCGGCTCGGAAGTTGATCCCGAGACGTTGCACGAAGTCGCCGCGATCCTCGACGAAGCGGCGCGGAAGATCGAGCGGCTCTGA
- a CDS encoding DUF2218 domain-containing protein — protein sequence MTITTATASALVPTASASKYLQQLCKHWEHNLQVEFTPENGTVIFPRDARGADHPGDAVVTFNVAETGLDVRIDASSDEQLEGLKGAVARHLDRFAFREAPLGFDWR from the coding sequence ATGACGATCACGACCGCGACGGCTTCGGCGCTGGTGCCCACTGCGAGCGCCAGCAAATATCTCCAGCAGCTTTGCAAGCACTGGGAGCACAACCTCCAGGTGGAGTTCACTCCCGAGAACGGGACGGTGATCTTCCCCAGGGATGCGCGCGGAGCCGATCACCCCGGCGATGCAGTGGTGACGTTCAACGTCGCCGAGACCGGGCTCGACGTGCGGATCGACGCCTCCTCGGACGAACAGCTCGAAGGGCTGAAGGGCGCCGTCGCCCGGCACCTCGACCGCTTCGCCTTCCGCGAGGCGCCGCTCGGGTTCGACTGGCGCTGA